The proteins below are encoded in one region of Marinobacter sp. F4206:
- a CDS encoding acyl-CoA dehydrogenase, which translates to MTDTLIDRRDLAFQLYDVLDTESLVQRERFSEHSRDTFDAVIETADRIARDKFATHNSAADKDEPRFVDGAVEMLPQVKEAFDAYAEAGFIAGRYDYDLGGMQLPESVMAACNGFFTAANPGTAGYPFLTTAAANLIRVFGSQQQQDTFLPHMLSGRFTGTMALTEPHAGSSLADIRTSATPTDEGHYLIKGAKIYISGGEQSLTENIVHMVLAKIKGAPAGVKGISLFIVPKFLVDEDGNATERNGVNLAGLIHKLGYRGTTSTALSFGDDAPCHGYLVGEPHQGLKYMFQMMNEARVGVGFGAAVIGYRGYMHSLEYARDRLQGRKPSEKNPEAPQVPIIDHADVRRMLLAQKAYSEGGLALCLYGARLMDDQHTHPDEQKRMEAGKLLDLLTPVIKAWPSEYGPKANDLAIQVYGGAGYTREYPVEQCWRDNRLNPIHEGTNGIQALDLLGRKIWQDQSHGLQLLMQEMQVDLEAATTDRCQQWALSLSETLQQAVKVTQSLGKSLMSENPDNVLANASCYLHLFGHIIVSWMWLRQANAAEKLLVDAGSDDEKNFYQGKLQAAQYFFHWELPTVAQDLVLLKNQDDTCLNMKSEWF; encoded by the coding sequence ATGACTGACACTCTGATTGATCGCCGGGATCTGGCGTTCCAGCTCTACGACGTGCTCGACACCGAATCATTGGTCCAGCGGGAGCGCTTCAGTGAGCACAGCCGCGATACCTTCGACGCGGTGATCGAAACCGCCGACCGCATCGCCCGGGACAAGTTTGCGACCCACAACAGCGCCGCCGACAAGGATGAACCCCGGTTCGTGGACGGCGCCGTCGAGATGCTGCCGCAAGTCAAGGAAGCCTTCGATGCCTACGCCGAGGCTGGCTTTATTGCCGGGCGCTACGACTACGATCTGGGCGGAATGCAGTTGCCGGAGTCGGTGATGGCGGCCTGCAACGGCTTCTTTACCGCGGCCAACCCGGGCACCGCGGGCTATCCGTTCCTGACCACCGCCGCAGCCAACCTCATTCGTGTTTTTGGCAGCCAGCAACAGCAGGACACGTTTCTGCCACACATGCTGTCAGGTCGCTTTACAGGCACCATGGCGCTGACCGAGCCCCACGCCGGTTCCTCGCTGGCGGATATCCGTACCTCGGCGACTCCGACCGACGAGGGCCACTACCTGATCAAAGGCGCCAAGATCTATATCTCCGGGGGCGAGCAGTCGCTGACCGAGAACATCGTTCATATGGTGCTGGCCAAGATCAAGGGCGCGCCGGCGGGCGTGAAGGGTATTTCCCTGTTTATCGTTCCCAAGTTCCTGGTCGATGAAGACGGCAACGCCACTGAACGCAATGGCGTGAACCTTGCCGGCCTGATTCACAAGCTGGGCTACCGGGGCACCACCTCCACCGCTCTCAGCTTTGGGGATGACGCCCCGTGCCACGGGTATTTGGTGGGCGAGCCGCACCAGGGACTGAAGTACATGTTCCAGATGATGAACGAAGCCCGTGTGGGCGTGGGCTTCGGGGCGGCGGTCATCGGGTATCGAGGGTATATGCACAGCCTGGAGTATGCCCGGGATCGACTGCAGGGTCGCAAGCCGTCGGAAAAGAACCCGGAGGCACCACAGGTCCCCATCATCGATCATGCCGATGTCCGGCGCATGTTGCTGGCCCAGAAAGCCTACAGTGAGGGCGGGCTGGCATTGTGCCTGTATGGCGCGCGCCTGATGGACGACCAGCACACCCATCCGGATGAACAAAAGCGGATGGAGGCGGGTAAGCTGCTGGACCTGCTGACGCCGGTGATCAAAGCCTGGCCCTCGGAGTATGGTCCCAAGGCCAATGACCTGGCGATCCAGGTATACGGCGGCGCAGGGTATACGCGGGAGTATCCGGTGGAGCAGTGCTGGCGGGACAATCGCCTGAATCCCATACATGAGGGTACCAATGGCATTCAGGCGCTGGATTTGCTGGGCCGCAAGATCTGGCAGGATCAGAGTCACGGGCTGCAGTTGCTGATGCAGGAAATGCAGGTGGATCTGGAAGCGGCGACCACCGACCGTTGCCAGCAGTGGGCGCTGTCACTGAGTGAAACCCTGCAGCAGGCGGTTAAGGTGACCCAGAGTCTGGGCAAGTCGCTGATGAGCGAGAATCCCGACAACGTCCTGGCCAATGCCTCGTGCTATCTGCATCTGTTTGGCCACATCATCGTTTCCTGGATGTGGCTGCGCCAGGCCAATGCCGCTGAAAAGCTGCTGGTGGACGCCGGGTCTGACGATGAGAAGAATTTCTATCAGGGCAAGCTTCAGGCCGCCCAGTATTTCTTCCACTGGGAGTTGCCCACGGTGGCCCAGGATCTGGTGTTGCTGAAAAATCAGGACGATACCTGCCTGAACATGAAATCGGAGTGGTTCTAA